A part of Haliotis asinina isolate JCU_RB_2024 chromosome 10, JCU_Hal_asi_v2, whole genome shotgun sequence genomic DNA contains:
- the LOC137298207 gene encoding transcription factor CP2-like isoform X1: protein MIRSPDGTPHALSFTWNDETGAGAGKRTKTSHISSHSTPSTTTTTTSLSTWDIDGGLAADFDGSLSGLGTELGTSSYNMSEALLALPVFKQENLESGFQYILGAATSPAVKMNEETLTYLNQGQSYEIKLKKLGDLSEYQGKFLRSQVKVLFHERRLQYMEREQIEAWKRNRPGERILDIDVPLSYALIDMNLDAVRLNQTEFIWDPTKETGVYIRVHCISTEFTAKKHGGEKGVPFRIQVETYSNGPDSKLLHCASCQVKVFKPKGADRKHKTDREKMEKRSEAEKEKYQPSYECTVLTEVPLDQVLAAQASQLLKSPTNISPSVCSITTVPSTTDSPTPVQPLSPSPATPSPPTHLPPRIITSTPQVLTPESDQTTTGPLPGDSTSQEVARWLHFNRFTSYTRVFQNFSGADLLRLSRDDLIQICGLADGIRLDNALQSRAVRPRLTLYVCQEVESGELIVYHAVYLEAMTVIELSQKLSLLFGIQRSQIGDIYIQGPSGIHVLVTDEVIHNVGDQTRFAVEGMKDDGSDKYKILLKTVD, encoded by the exons GACACCCCATGCGCTGTCCTTCACCTGGAATGACGAGACAGGGGCGGGGGCAGGGAAGAGAACCAAGACCTCCCACATCAGCTCCCACTCCACCCCTAGCACCACCACCACGACCACCAGCCTCAGCACATGGGACATCGATGGGGGACTTGCTGCAGACTTTGATGGATCCCTGTCGGGTTTGGGAACAGAGCTAGGGACTTCTAGCTACAACATGAG TGAAGCTCTGCTGGCTCTTCCAGTGTTCAAACAAGAAAATCTTGAAAGCGG GTTTCAGTATATTCTTGGTGCTGCAACTTCACCAGCTGTTAAGATGAATGAAGAGACTCTGACATACCTGAATCAGG gcCAATCATATGAGATCAAGCTGAAGAAACTAGGAGATCTGTCTGAATATCAAGGGAAATTCCTCAGA AGCCAGGTTAAAGTGCTGTTCCATGAGCGCCGGTTACAGTACATGGAGAGAGAACAGATCGAAGCCTGGAAACGAAACAGACCAGGGGAGAGAATTCTAGATATTG acgTTCCTCTCTCATATGCGTTAATCGATATGAATCTAGATGCTGTTCGGTTGAATCAGACAGAGTTTATTTGGGACCCTACAAAGGAGACAGGGGTGTACATCAGGGTCCACTGTATCAGCACGGAGTTCACTGCCAAGAAACATGGTGGAGAAAAGGGCGTGCCCTTCAGAATCCAAGTCGAAACCTACTCCAATGGACCCGATTCTAAATTATTACATTGTGCTTCCTGTCAAGTTAAAGTTTTTAAG CCCAAAGGCGCAGACAGAAAACACAAGACAGATCGGGAGAAGATGGAGAAGAGGTCAGAGGCAGAAAAA GAAAAATATCAACCTTCATATGAGTGCACAGTTCTTACAGAG GTGCCCTTAGACCAAGTTTTGGCAGCACAGGCTTCACAGTTGTTGAAGTCTCCTACCAACATCTCACCCAGTGTGTGTTCCATCACAACCGTCCCCAGCACAACAGACTCGCC GACGCCGGTACAACCACTGAGTCCATCACCTGCCACGCCATCACCTCCCACTCACCTCCCCCCACGCATCATCACCTCCACCCCACAGGTGCTCACACCAGAGTCAGACCAGACCACCACAGGG CCATTGCCTGGGGATTCTACGTCTCAGGAAGTGGCTCGATGGCTACATTTTAACAGATTCACAAGTTATACAAGGGTTTTTCAAAATTTCTCAG GTGCTGATTTATTACGGTTAAGTCGAGACGACTTGATTCAGATCTGTGGTTTAGCAGATGGTATCAGGCTTGACAATGCTCTTCAGTCAAG GGCTGTGCGGCCGCGGCTCACTCTCTACGTCTGCCAGGAAGTGGAATCAGGTGAGCTCATCG TGTACCATGCAGTGTACCTGGAGGCGATGACAGTGATTGAGCTGAGCCAAAAACTGTCACTTTTGTTTGGGATTCAGCGATCACAAATTGGAGACATCTATATTCAGGGGCCATCAGGAATACATGTTCTTGTTACAGATGAA GTAATTCACAATGTTGGGGATCAGACCAGGTTTGCTGTGGAAGGAATGAAAG
- the LOC137298207 gene encoding transcription factor CP2-like isoform X2: MIRSPDGTPHALSFTWNDETGAGAGKRTKTSHISSHSTPSTTTTTTSLSTWDIDGGLAADFDGSLSGLGTELGTSSYNMSEALLALPVFKQENLESGFQYILGAATSPAVKMNEETLTYLNQGQSYEIKLKKLGDLSEYQGKFLRSQVKVLFHERRLQYMEREQIEAWKRNRPGERILDIDVPLSYALIDMNLDAVRLNQTEFIWDPTKETGVYIRVHCISTEFTAKKHGGEKGVPFRIQVETYSNGPDSKLLHCASCQVKVFKPKGADRKHKTDREKMEKRSEAEKEKYQPSYECTVLTEVPLDQVLAAQASQLLKSPTNISPSVCSITTVPSTTDSPTPVQPLSPSPATPSPPTHLPPRIITSTPQVLTPESDQTTTGPLPGDSTSQEVARWLHFNRFTSYTRVFQNFSGADLLRLSRDDLIQICGLADGIRLDNALQSRAVRPRLTLYVCQEVESVYHAVYLEAMTVIELSQKLSLLFGIQRSQIGDIYIQGPSGIHVLVTDEVIHNVGDQTRFAVEGMKDDGSDKYKILLKTVD; this comes from the exons GACACCCCATGCGCTGTCCTTCACCTGGAATGACGAGACAGGGGCGGGGGCAGGGAAGAGAACCAAGACCTCCCACATCAGCTCCCACTCCACCCCTAGCACCACCACCACGACCACCAGCCTCAGCACATGGGACATCGATGGGGGACTTGCTGCAGACTTTGATGGATCCCTGTCGGGTTTGGGAACAGAGCTAGGGACTTCTAGCTACAACATGAG TGAAGCTCTGCTGGCTCTTCCAGTGTTCAAACAAGAAAATCTTGAAAGCGG GTTTCAGTATATTCTTGGTGCTGCAACTTCACCAGCTGTTAAGATGAATGAAGAGACTCTGACATACCTGAATCAGG gcCAATCATATGAGATCAAGCTGAAGAAACTAGGAGATCTGTCTGAATATCAAGGGAAATTCCTCAGA AGCCAGGTTAAAGTGCTGTTCCATGAGCGCCGGTTACAGTACATGGAGAGAGAACAGATCGAAGCCTGGAAACGAAACAGACCAGGGGAGAGAATTCTAGATATTG acgTTCCTCTCTCATATGCGTTAATCGATATGAATCTAGATGCTGTTCGGTTGAATCAGACAGAGTTTATTTGGGACCCTACAAAGGAGACAGGGGTGTACATCAGGGTCCACTGTATCAGCACGGAGTTCACTGCCAAGAAACATGGTGGAGAAAAGGGCGTGCCCTTCAGAATCCAAGTCGAAACCTACTCCAATGGACCCGATTCTAAATTATTACATTGTGCTTCCTGTCAAGTTAAAGTTTTTAAG CCCAAAGGCGCAGACAGAAAACACAAGACAGATCGGGAGAAGATGGAGAAGAGGTCAGAGGCAGAAAAA GAAAAATATCAACCTTCATATGAGTGCACAGTTCTTACAGAG GTGCCCTTAGACCAAGTTTTGGCAGCACAGGCTTCACAGTTGTTGAAGTCTCCTACCAACATCTCACCCAGTGTGTGTTCCATCACAACCGTCCCCAGCACAACAGACTCGCC GACGCCGGTACAACCACTGAGTCCATCACCTGCCACGCCATCACCTCCCACTCACCTCCCCCCACGCATCATCACCTCCACCCCACAGGTGCTCACACCAGAGTCAGACCAGACCACCACAGGG CCATTGCCTGGGGATTCTACGTCTCAGGAAGTGGCTCGATGGCTACATTTTAACAGATTCACAAGTTATACAAGGGTTTTTCAAAATTTCTCAG GTGCTGATTTATTACGGTTAAGTCGAGACGACTTGATTCAGATCTGTGGTTTAGCAGATGGTATCAGGCTTGACAATGCTCTTCAGTCAAG GGCTGTGCGGCCGCGGCTCACTCTCTACGTCTGCCAGGAAGTGGAATCAG TGTACCATGCAGTGTACCTGGAGGCGATGACAGTGATTGAGCTGAGCCAAAAACTGTCACTTTTGTTTGGGATTCAGCGATCACAAATTGGAGACATCTATATTCAGGGGCCATCAGGAATACATGTTCTTGTTACAGATGAA GTAATTCACAATGTTGGGGATCAGACCAGGTTTGCTGTGGAAGGAATGAAAG